In a genomic window of Saccharothrix sp. HUAS TT1:
- a CDS encoding ABC transporter permease translates to MLKIVNTEWKLFLREPSMVVFAVFFPTILLLVLGAIPALRTPDPKFGDLRFIDGYVSTLVVIALAFLGLNKLPATVATYREKGVLRRFSTTPVHPARLLVAQVVVNLIAGVISVVLLMAVCRLVFDIDLPHHPFGFLVTCLLGMVSLSALGLLVAAWAPTARSAGGWAAVVFMLVMFFGGAYLPRFLLPEFLNRVGEYLPPGVEALQQAWLGAAPDPLQLGILALIALAAGTVAAKSFRWE, encoded by the coding sequence ATGCTGAAGATCGTCAACACCGAGTGGAAGCTGTTCCTGCGCGAGCCGAGCATGGTCGTGTTCGCCGTCTTCTTCCCGACCATCCTGCTGCTGGTGCTCGGCGCGATCCCCGCGTTGCGCACGCCCGACCCCAAGTTCGGCGACCTGCGGTTCATCGACGGCTACGTGTCGACTCTGGTCGTGATCGCGCTGGCGTTCCTGGGCCTGAACAAGCTGCCCGCCACCGTCGCCACCTACCGGGAGAAGGGCGTGCTGCGCCGCTTCTCCACCACCCCCGTCCACCCGGCACGCCTGCTGGTGGCGCAGGTGGTCGTCAACCTGATCGCGGGCGTGATCTCCGTCGTGCTGCTGATGGCGGTGTGCCGGCTGGTGTTCGACATCGACCTGCCGCACCACCCGTTCGGCTTCCTGGTGACGTGCCTGCTGGGCATGGTGTCGCTGTCCGCCCTGGGCCTGCTGGTCGCGGCCTGGGCCCCGACCGCGCGGTCGGCGGGCGGCTGGGCGGCCGTGGTGTTCATGCTGGTGATGTTCTTCGGCGGGGCCTACCTGCCCCGGTTCCTGCTGCCGGAGTTCCTGAACCGCGTCGGCGAGTACCTGCCGCCGGGCGTGGAGGCGCTGCAGCAGGCGTGGCTCGGAGCCGCGCCGGACCCCCTCCAGCTGGGGATTCTCGCCTTGATCGCGCTGGCGGCGGGTACCGTCGCGGCGAAGTCGTTCCGCTGGGAGTAG
- a CDS encoding ABC transporter ATP-binding protein, whose translation MAIIEVVDLVKRYDRKVAVDGVSFTVDEGEIFGILGPNGAGKTTTVECVEGLRAPDGGTITVDGLDPRRDRAALRARLGVQLQQSELPDRIRVGEALDLYASFYRDPADWRDLLERLGLADRAKTEYRKLSGGQKQRVSIALALIGKPRVAVLDELTTGLDPQARRDTWSLVEQIRDAGVTVVLVTHFMEEAERLCDRIALIDAGRLVAVDSPAGLVSRLDGEQRVRFRPTTPLDVRLLEELPEVTQVERHGPQLVVTGVGNLLHAVTSVLARNHVVAADLRIEQAGLDDAFIRLTGRALTE comes from the coding sequence ATGGCAATCATCGAGGTGGTCGACCTCGTCAAGAGGTACGACCGGAAGGTCGCGGTGGACGGTGTGTCGTTCACCGTCGACGAGGGGGAGATCTTCGGCATCCTCGGCCCGAACGGGGCGGGGAAGACCACGACCGTCGAGTGCGTGGAGGGCCTGCGCGCCCCCGACGGCGGCACGATCACGGTCGACGGCCTCGACCCGCGGCGCGACCGGGCGGCGTTGCGCGCCCGACTGGGCGTGCAGTTGCAGCAGAGCGAACTGCCGGACCGCATCCGGGTCGGGGAGGCCCTGGACCTCTACGCCTCCTTCTACCGCGACCCGGCGGACTGGCGTGACCTGCTGGAACGGCTGGGCCTGGCCGACCGGGCGAAGACGGAGTACCGCAAGCTCTCCGGCGGCCAGAAGCAGCGCGTCTCCATCGCGCTGGCGCTGATCGGCAAGCCCAGGGTCGCGGTGCTGGACGAGCTCACCACCGGCCTGGACCCGCAGGCGCGCCGCGACACGTGGAGCCTGGTCGAGCAGATCCGCGACGCCGGCGTCACGGTCGTCCTGGTCACCCACTTCATGGAAGAAGCCGAACGGCTGTGCGACCGGATCGCGCTGATCGACGCGGGCAGGCTGGTCGCGGTCGACAGCCCGGCCGGGCTGGTCTCCCGCCTGGACGGCGAGCAGCGGGTCCGGTTCCGCCCGACCACGCCGCTGGACGTGCGGCTGCTGGAGGAGCTGCCCGAGGTCACGCAGGTCGAGCGGCACGGGCCGCAGCTCGTCGTCACCGGCGTCGGGAACCTGCTGCACGCCGTCACGTCGGTCCTCGCCCGCAACCACGTCGTCGCCGCCGACCTGCGCATCGAGCAGGCCGGCCTGGACGACGCCTTCATCCGCCTCACCGGCCGCGCGCTCACGGAGTAG
- a CDS encoding DUF305 domain-containing protein: MRIGFVALLIAVLAGCTAQSDDQSPIIVPQGPGEQARTMSPEDFGTDRWVAPSEADLEYVARMIVHHRQALDMSALAPERAQNETVRGLASRIYDTQGPEIAAMEQWRRQYAEKAPAHGHSGELPDVDHAAMPGMATDEQLAALEAASGADFDRLYLQLMIAHHEGALRMAIEVLSSGTDVRVEEMANDVSASQTDEIDRMKAITIP; encoded by the coding sequence ATGCGGATCGGGTTCGTCGCGTTGTTGATCGCCGTCCTCGCGGGGTGCACGGCCCAGTCGGACGACCAGTCACCGATCATCGTGCCGCAAGGGCCCGGTGAGCAAGCGCGAACGATGTCGCCGGAGGATTTCGGCACCGATCGCTGGGTCGCGCCGAGCGAGGCCGACCTGGAGTACGTGGCCCGCATGATCGTGCACCACAGGCAGGCGCTGGACATGTCCGCGCTCGCGCCGGAGCGCGCGCAGAACGAGACCGTGCGCGGCCTGGCCTCGCGCATCTACGACACCCAGGGCCCCGAGATCGCCGCGATGGAGCAGTGGCGGCGCCAGTACGCCGAGAAGGCCCCCGCGCACGGTCACAGCGGCGAACTGCCGGACGTCGACCACGCCGCCATGCCCGGCATGGCCACCGACGAGCAGCTGGCCGCGCTGGAAGCGGCCAGCGGCGCCGACTTCGACCGGCTCTACCTCCAGCTGATGATCGCCCACCACGAGGGCGCGCTCCGGATGGCGATCGAGGTGCTGTCCTCGGGCACCGACGTCCGGGTCGAGGAGATGGCCAACGACGTCTCCGCCTCCCAGACCGACGAGATCGACCGCATGAAAGCCATCACCATCCCCTGA
- a CDS encoding LVIVD repeat-containing protein codes for MGAFALSLSVLAWAPQATAAPDDADLAGLSETQLSSQEQPATGIPGVDEIRNSRNVKHLANLPKPEPFTESSTWTDLAFQNGYAFDGNYDGFVVYDVRNPRKPTVVSKVWCPGSQNDISVKDNLLFLSTDSSRSDNSCSSTPLSATNKAAWEGIKIFDISDKKNPKYVAAVETKCGSHTHTMVPDKRGRDVYLYVSSYGPSAGFPDCQPPHDLISVVKVPLKNPAAASLLSETVLFPDGGNPGREGTIEQGYVRATSGCHDITVYPSKDLAAGACMGDGVLWDISDREKPREISRVQDNVNFAFWHSATFNNAGTKVVFTDELGGGGAPTCNETIGKNRGADGIYDITGRGDGRELEFRSYYKISRTQGDTENCVAHNGSLIPVQGRDIMVQAWYQGGISIWDFTDSRNPKEIGWFERGPLPDGKGGGSWSAYYYNGYIFSSDMAKGLDVLDVRDPRTLTGKLVRVGELNVQTQGSYRDLFPR; via the coding sequence ATGGGGGCGTTCGCGCTGAGCCTGTCGGTCCTGGCCTGGGCGCCCCAGGCGACCGCGGCGCCGGACGACGCCGACCTGGCCGGGCTGTCGGAGACCCAGCTCTCGAGCCAGGAGCAGCCGGCCACCGGCATCCCGGGCGTCGACGAGATCCGCAACAGCCGCAACGTCAAGCACCTGGCGAACCTGCCGAAGCCGGAGCCGTTCACCGAGTCCTCGACGTGGACCGACCTGGCGTTCCAGAACGGCTACGCGTTCGACGGCAACTACGACGGCTTCGTCGTCTACGACGTGCGCAACCCGCGCAAGCCGACGGTCGTGAGCAAGGTCTGGTGCCCCGGCTCGCAGAACGACATCTCGGTCAAGGACAACCTGCTGTTCCTGTCCACCGACTCGTCGCGCAGCGACAACTCCTGCAGCAGCACCCCGCTCTCCGCGACCAACAAGGCCGCGTGGGAGGGCATCAAGATCTTCGACATCAGCGACAAGAAGAACCCGAAGTACGTCGCCGCGGTCGAGACGAAGTGCGGTTCCCACACGCACACGATGGTGCCGGACAAGCGGGGTCGGGACGTCTACCTGTACGTCTCGTCCTACGGCCCGTCCGCCGGCTTCCCGGACTGCCAGCCGCCGCACGACCTGATCTCGGTCGTCAAGGTGCCGCTGAAGAACCCCGCCGCGGCCTCGCTGCTCTCGGAGACCGTGCTGTTCCCGGACGGCGGCAACCCTGGTCGTGAGGGCACGATCGAGCAGGGCTACGTCCGCGCCACCTCCGGTTGCCACGACATCACCGTGTACCCGTCGAAGGACCTCGCGGCCGGCGCCTGCATGGGTGACGGCGTGCTGTGGGACATCTCCGACCGCGAGAAGCCCCGCGAGATCAGCCGCGTGCAGGACAACGTGAACTTCGCGTTCTGGCACTCGGCCACCTTCAACAATGCCGGCACCAAGGTCGTCTTCACCGACGAGCTGGGCGGCGGCGGCGCGCCGACGTGCAACGAGACGATCGGCAAGAACCGCGGCGCGGACGGCATCTACGACATCACCGGTCGTGGTGACGGCCGCGAGCTGGAGTTCCGCTCGTACTACAAGATCTCCCGGACCCAGGGTGACACCGAGAACTGCGTGGCGCACAACGGTTCGCTGATCCCGGTGCAGGGCCGGGACATCATGGTGCAGGCGTGGTACCAGGGCGGCATCTCGATCTGGGACTTCACCGACTCGCGCAACCCGAAGGAGATCGGCTGGTTCGAGCGCGGCCCGCTGCCGGACGGCAAGGGCGGCGGCTCGTGGTCGGCCTACTACTACAACGGCTACATCTTCTCCTCCGACATGGCCAAGGGCTTGGACGTGCTCGACGTCCGCGACCCGAGGACGTTGACCGGGAAGCTCGTCCGCGTCGGCGAGTTGAACGTCCAGACGCAGGGCTCCTACCGGGACCTGTTCCCCAGGTAG
- a CDS encoding polynucleotide kinase-phosphatase translates to MELTIPDLCLVVLVGASGSGKSTFARRHFAPTQVLSSDFFRGLVADDENDQSASAAAFEALHFVAGKRLDAGRTTVIDATNVQRADRAHLVELARAHNVLPVAIVLDPPEEVCLARNAARPDRDFGPHVVRRHRAALRKSLKFLGKEGFKRVHVLRSQSEADEAVIVPERLLNDLRHETGPFDVIGDVHGCRAELEDLLVALGYALVRDEDGRPVDAVPPTGRRAAFVGDLVDRGPDTPGVLRLVMGMVEAGHAFAVCGNHEQKLVRALRGRNVQVKHGLAESLAQLAAEPEEFRARVERFCDGLVAHYVLDGGDLVIAHAGLPEKFHGRASARVRSFALYGDTTGETDEYGLPVRYPWAAEYRGRATVLYGHTPTPEVEWVNNTLCLDTGVVFGGKLTALRYPEREVVSVDAREVWYEPVRPLVAPEPERDPDVPALSDVTGRRFVETAHRGRIGVRPEQAASALEVMSRFAVDPRRLLYLPPTMAPTATSRRPDVLEHPEDAFAEYRNAGVREVICEEKHMGSRAVVLVRRDGGGVVHTRTGRAFFDPPLGDELLARVREEVTRAGLWDEFDTDWLLLDTELLPWNAKAAGLIREQYASVGAAATGALGAAVDVLARTAARGIDMGGLPARTQSRLANATGYRDAYLRYVRPTDGLAGVSVAPFQLLAARGRTFHDRDHSWHLDVLGRLGGEVFTRTRNLVVDTTDDEQVAAGVRWWEELTAAGGEGMVVKPLANLVRGERGLVQPGVKVRGREYLRIIYGPDYTEPENLERLRKRGLGAKRSLALREYALGLEALERVARGEPLWRVHECVFAVLALESEPVDPRL, encoded by the coding sequence ATGGAGCTCACCATCCCGGACCTGTGCCTGGTGGTGCTGGTCGGCGCTTCCGGATCGGGCAAGTCGACGTTCGCGCGCCGGCACTTCGCGCCCACCCAGGTGCTGTCCAGCGACTTCTTCCGCGGCCTGGTCGCCGACGACGAGAACGACCAGTCGGCGTCCGCCGCCGCGTTCGAGGCGCTGCACTTCGTGGCGGGCAAGCGCCTGGACGCGGGCCGCACCACTGTCATCGACGCGACGAACGTGCAGCGGGCCGACCGCGCGCACCTGGTCGAGCTGGCCCGTGCGCACAACGTGCTGCCGGTCGCGATCGTGCTGGACCCGCCCGAGGAGGTGTGCCTGGCGCGCAACGCCGCCCGGCCGGACCGCGACTTCGGCCCGCACGTGGTGCGGCGGCACCGGGCCGCGCTGCGCAAGTCGCTGAAGTTCCTCGGCAAGGAGGGCTTCAAGCGGGTGCACGTGCTGCGCTCGCAATCCGAAGCGGACGAAGCGGTGATCGTGCCGGAGCGGCTGCTCAACGACCTGCGCCACGAGACCGGGCCGTTCGACGTGATCGGCGACGTGCACGGCTGCCGCGCGGAGCTGGAGGACCTGCTCGTCGCGCTCGGCTACGCGCTGGTGCGCGACGAGGACGGCCGCCCGGTGGACGCCGTCCCGCCGACGGGGCGGCGGGCGGCGTTCGTCGGCGACCTGGTCGACCGCGGCCCGGACACCCCCGGTGTGCTGCGCCTGGTGATGGGCATGGTCGAGGCCGGGCACGCGTTCGCCGTCTGTGGCAACCACGAGCAGAAGCTGGTGCGCGCCCTGCGCGGGCGGAACGTGCAGGTCAAGCACGGTCTGGCGGAGTCGCTGGCGCAGCTCGCGGCCGAGCCGGAGGAGTTCCGCGCCCGCGTCGAGCGGTTCTGCGACGGCCTGGTCGCGCACTACGTCCTCGACGGCGGCGACCTGGTGATCGCGCACGCGGGCCTGCCGGAGAAGTTCCACGGCCGCGCGTCCGCGCGGGTGCGCAGCTTCGCGCTGTACGGCGACACCACCGGCGAGACCGACGAGTACGGCCTGCCGGTGCGCTACCCGTGGGCGGCGGAGTACCGGGGCCGGGCGACAGTGCTCTACGGGCACACGCCCACGCCCGAGGTGGAGTGGGTCAACAACACCCTGTGCCTGGACACGGGCGTGGTGTTCGGCGGCAAGCTGACCGCGCTGCGCTACCCGGAGCGCGAGGTCGTGTCGGTCGACGCGCGCGAGGTCTGGTACGAGCCGGTGCGCCCGCTGGTCGCGCCGGAGCCGGAGCGTGATCCGGACGTGCCGGCGCTGTCCGACGTCACCGGCCGCCGGTTCGTCGAGACGGCCCACCGCGGCCGGATCGGGGTGCGCCCGGAGCAGGCGGCGTCGGCGTTGGAGGTGATGAGCCGGTTCGCGGTCGACCCGCGCCGGCTGCTGTACCTGCCGCCCACGATGGCGCCGACGGCCACCTCGCGGCGGCCGGACGTGCTGGAGCACCCCGAGGACGCCTTCGCGGAGTACCGGAACGCGGGCGTGCGCGAGGTGATCTGCGAGGAGAAGCACATGGGGTCGCGCGCGGTGGTCCTGGTGCGCCGGGACGGCGGCGGTGTGGTCCACACGCGCACCGGCCGGGCGTTCTTCGACCCGCCGCTGGGCGACGAGCTGCTGGCGCGGGTGCGCGAGGAGGTGACGAGGGCCGGCCTGTGGGACGAGTTCGACACCGACTGGCTGCTGCTCGACACCGAGCTGCTGCCGTGGAACGCCAAGGCGGCCGGGCTGATCAGGGAGCAGTACGCGTCGGTCGGCGCGGCGGCCACCGGGGCCCTCGGCGCGGCGGTGGACGTGCTCGCGCGGACCGCCGCGCGCGGCATCGACATGGGCGGGTTGCCGGCGCGGACGCAGAGCAGGCTGGCCAACGCCACCGGTTACCGCGACGCCTACCTGCGGTACGTCCGGCCGACCGACGGGCTGGCCGGCGTCAGCGTCGCGCCGTTCCAGCTCCTGGCCGCGCGCGGCCGCACGTTCCACGACCGGGACCACTCGTGGCACCTCGACGTGCTCGGGCGCCTCGGCGGCGAGGTGTTCACCCGAACCAGGAACCTGGTGGTCGACACGACCGACGACGAGCAGGTCGCCGCGGGCGTCCGCTGGTGGGAGGAGCTGACCGCGGCCGGTGGCGAGGGCATGGTGGTGAAGCCGCTGGCGAACCTGGTGCGCGGTGAGCGCGGCCTGGTGCAGCCGGGCGTCAAGGTGCGCGGGCGCGAGTACCTGCGGATCATCTACGGCCCGGACTACACCGAGCCGGAGAACCTGGAGCGGCTGCGCAAGCGCGGTCTGGGCGCCAAGCGCTCGCTCGCCCTCCGCGAGTACGCGCTGGGCCTGGAGGCGTTGGAGCGGGTGGCCCGCGGCGAACCGCTGTGGCGCGTGCACGAGTGCGTGTTCGCGGTGCTGGCGCTGGAGTCGGAGCCGGTGGACCCCAGGCTCTGA